Proteins co-encoded in one Halorussus sp. MSC15.2 genomic window:
- a CDS encoding PotD/PotF family extracellular solute-binding protein — MPKSWDDSGDESETANGRGNDRRTFLKATGAAGALGLTAGCVGGFGGGSGGTTTINILTWEEYADLKKDIESRLDVEVKFTKSTSSSKMFSSWNSGQNSQYDIAVPNNNYVPKMMDAGLVDSVPEDVVSNYSDTYDVFKGFADNQFTDGGNMYGVPIRFGWYGYSYDSRKVDDHEPTYAKLFSDEYEGNIVMYDNHFKAMSAAALYLGHRDAFEGDKITLSEDQISEVKQTMIDQKPLLQGYVAADPTYIKSLKQGNFVIGQSGRNEIVEMWDNGNDWPEMAAPKEGSLAWFESAVVSKESQNKETAWKVVNEFIAPELGAKLAKVGYSPSVNPNTQNHLSDEENEMYGAVDPSRLQEMIPFKAVENEDAWIKAWEEIKTA; from the coding sequence ATGCCCAAGAGCTGGGACGATAGTGGCGACGAATCGGAGACGGCGAACGGACGCGGTAACGACCGCCGGACGTTCCTCAAGGCGACGGGTGCCGCCGGTGCCCTCGGCCTGACTGCGGGGTGTGTCGGTGGCTTCGGCGGCGGGAGCGGCGGAACGACCACCATCAACATCCTGACGTGGGAGGAGTACGCCGACCTCAAGAAGGACATCGAGAGCCGTCTCGACGTCGAGGTCAAGTTCACGAAATCGACCTCCTCGTCGAAGATGTTCTCGTCGTGGAACTCGGGTCAGAACTCGCAGTACGACATCGCGGTTCCCAACAACAACTACGTCCCGAAGATGATGGACGCCGGTCTCGTGGACTCGGTGCCCGAGGACGTGGTCTCGAACTACAGCGACACCTACGACGTGTTCAAGGGATTCGCCGACAACCAGTTCACGGACGGCGGGAACATGTACGGCGTCCCGATTCGGTTCGGTTGGTACGGCTACTCCTACGACTCTCGGAAAGTGGACGACCACGAACCCACCTACGCGAAACTGTTCTCCGACGAGTACGAGGGCAACATCGTCATGTACGACAACCACTTCAAGGCGATGAGCGCCGCGGCGCTCTATCTGGGTCACCGCGACGCGTTCGAGGGTGACAAGATTACGCTCTCGGAGGACCAGATTTCCGAGGTCAAGCAGACGATGATAGACCAGAAGCCCCTGCTGCAGGGCTACGTCGCGGCCGACCCGACCTACATCAAGTCGCTCAAGCAGGGTAACTTCGTCATCGGCCAGTCCGGCCGGAACGAAATCGTCGAGATGTGGGACAACGGCAACGACTGGCCCGAGATGGCCGCCCCGAAGGAGGGGTCGCTGGCGTGGTTCGAGTCGGCCGTCGTCTCGAAGGAGTCCCAGAACAAGGAGACGGCGTGGAAGGTCGTCAACGAGTTCATCGCTCCCGAACTCGGCGCGAAACTCGCGAAGGTCGGCTACTCGCCCAGCGTCAACCCCAACACCCAGAACCACCTCAGCGACGAGGAGAACGAGATGTACGGTGCGGTCGACCCCTCGCGCCTCCAAGAGATGATTCCGTTCAAGGCCGTCGAGAACGAGGATGCTTGGATTAAGGCGTGGGAGGAAATCAAGACCGCGTAA
- a CDS encoding ABC transporter ATP-binding protein — MTTGVDELIALDGVRKEFGDVTAVEEVNLSVNEGEFFSLVGPSGCGKTTTLRMISGFETPTRGSVHIDGRDMAGVPPDARDTNLVFQHHSLFPHMSVGDNVAYGLEKSGVEQSERERYVTEYLELVDLDGYEDRNPDDLSGGQQQRVALARALVNEPSVLLFDEPLSSLDRKLRKQMQVELREIHEKTQGAFFYVTHDQEVAMTLSDRLAVMNEGRIEQVGTPEEIYREPASEFVADFIGDTNLLDGRATKENGRTTVEVGGEDGFSFTPTQSVGDGDVTVSIRPEDFRLAENGDATFEAEIVERYFQGDQTNYVVDAGADGLSDVQVVMQGRDSPVSRGERAGFAVAADAPVVFEK; from the coding sequence ATGACAACAGGTGTCGATGAGCTGATAGCCCTCGACGGCGTCCGCAAGGAGTTCGGCGACGTGACTGCCGTCGAAGAGGTCAATCTGTCGGTGAACGAGGGTGAGTTCTTCTCGCTGGTCGGACCGTCCGGTTGCGGCAAGACCACCACGCTCCGGATGATAAGCGGGTTCGAGACGCCGACCAGAGGGTCGGTCCACATCGACGGCCGGGACATGGCGGGCGTGCCGCCGGACGCCCGGGACACCAACCTCGTCTTCCAGCACCATTCGCTGTTCCCGCACATGTCCGTCGGCGATAACGTCGCCTACGGTCTGGAGAAGTCCGGCGTCGAGCAGTCCGAACGCGAGCGGTACGTCACGGAGTACCTCGAACTCGTGGACCTCGACGGCTACGAGGACCGGAATCCCGACGACCTCTCGGGCGGTCAGCAACAGCGCGTCGCGCTGGCGCGGGCGCTCGTCAACGAACCCAGCGTCCTGCTGTTCGACGAACCGCTGTCGAGCCTCGACCGGAAACTCCGCAAGCAGATGCAGGTCGAGTTGCGCGAGATTCACGAGAAGACGCAGGGGGCGTTCTTCTACGTCACCCACGACCAAGAGGTCGCCATGACCCTCTCGGACCGCCTCGCCGTGATGAACGAGGGACGCATCGAACAGGTCGGCACGCCCGAAGAGATATACCGGGAACCCGCCAGCGAGTTCGTGGCGGACTTCATCGGAGATACCAACCTGCTCGACGGCCGCGCGACGAAAGAGAACGGTCGAACCACGGTCGAAGTCGGCGGCGAAGACGGCTTCTCGTTCACTCCCACTCAGAGCGTGGGCGACGGCGACGTGACCGTCTCCATCCGACCGGAGGACTTCCGACTCGCGGAGAACGGCGACGCGACCTTCGAGGCCGAAATCGTCGAACGGTACTTCCAAGGCGACCAGACCAACTACGTCGTGGACGCGGGTGCGGACGGTCTCTCGGACGTGCAGGTCGTCATGCAGGGTCGCGACAGTCCCGTTTCGCGGGGCGAGCGCGCGGGGTTCGCCGTCGCCGCGGATGCCCCGGTCGTCTTCGAGAAGTAG
- a CDS encoding branched-chain amino acid transaminase, whose translation MSFDEMDVDTIWMDGEFVDWDEAQIHVLTHGLHYGSGVFEGVRCYDTENGPAIFRWDEHLDRLYESCKPYDLEIDHDPEELTAATKELIRRQDLASCYVRPIAFYGYGSLGVSPGDNPTQTAIAAWPWGAYLGDEALENGVEVMVSSWRKHASSQIPTNAKTTGLYVNSMLAGEEARRNGYAEAIVLNKEGNVAEGPGENLFLVRDDEIYTPGLAESILDGITRDSVITLAEDMGYEVHDGATISRGELNTADELFFTGSAAEVTPIRQVDNVEIGDGGRGPVTEEIQSRFFDVVNRRTDDYEEWFDYVET comes from the coding sequence ATGAGCTTCGACGAGATGGACGTGGACACGATTTGGATGGACGGCGAGTTCGTCGATTGGGACGAGGCACAAATCCACGTCCTCACGCACGGCCTGCACTACGGCAGCGGCGTGTTCGAGGGCGTCCGTTGTTACGACACCGAGAACGGACCGGCCATCTTCCGGTGGGACGAACACCTCGACCGACTCTACGAGTCGTGCAAGCCCTACGACCTCGAAATCGACCACGACCCCGAGGAACTGACGGCGGCGACCAAGGAACTCATCCGCCGACAGGACCTTGCGTCGTGCTACGTCCGACCCATCGCGTTCTACGGGTACGGCAGTCTCGGCGTCAGCCCCGGCGACAACCCGACGCAGACCGCCATCGCGGCGTGGCCGTGGGGCGCGTACCTCGGCGACGAAGCGCTCGAAAACGGTGTCGAAGTGATGGTGTCGTCGTGGCGCAAGCACGCCTCCAGCCAGATTCCGACCAACGCCAAGACCACGGGTCTCTACGTCAACAGCATGCTCGCGGGCGAGGAGGCCCGCCGGAACGGCTACGCCGAGGCAATCGTCCTCAACAAGGAGGGCAACGTCGCCGAGGGTCCGGGCGAGAACCTCTTCCTCGTCCGCGACGACGAGATATACACGCCCGGTCTCGCCGAGAGCATCCTCGACGGCATCACCCGCGATTCGGTCATCACGCTGGCCGAGGACATGGGCTACGAGGTCCACGACGGCGCGACCATCTCGCGGGGCGAACTCAACACCGCCGACGAACTGTTCTTCACCGGGTCGGCCGCCGAAGTCACGCCCATCCGGCAGGTGGACAACGTCGAAATCGGAGACGGCGGTCGCGGTCCCGTCACCGAAGAGATTCAGTCGCGGTTCTTCGACGTGGTGAACCGCCGCACCGACGACTACGAAGAGTGGTTCGACTACGTCGAAACGTAA
- a CDS encoding DUF502 domain-containing protein, producing MSSWKRDVASGLIVILPLLVSAYIIAYLYLAIAGIPILQDIEPPLRVLTVLVVFSMLVLSVGYMMRTAVGSLVEGAIDGVMNRVPGLRVVYNASKMAAETALSDSTDLQAPVKVEVWSGMRMTAFKTGKTTDDGRELLFLPTAPNITTGFVVEVEPSDFQETDESVEDALTRILSAGFGETSEAGIPIDVEDEKETQSPPPQ from the coding sequence ATGTCCTCGTGGAAACGCGACGTCGCAAGTGGACTCATCGTCATCCTGCCCCTCTTGGTGTCGGCGTACATCATCGCGTACCTGTATCTGGCCATCGCCGGGATTCCCATCCTCCAAGACATCGAACCCCCGCTGCGCGTGCTGACGGTCCTCGTCGTCTTCTCGATGCTGGTCCTCAGCGTCGGATACATGATGCGGACCGCGGTCGGGTCGCTCGTCGAAGGTGCCATCGACGGCGTGATGAATCGGGTCCCCGGTCTCCGCGTCGTCTACAACGCCTCGAAGATGGCGGCCGAGACCGCGCTCTCGGACTCGACCGACCTGCAGGCCCCGGTCAAAGTGGAGGTGTGGTCGGGGATGCGGATGACCGCGTTCAAGACGGGCAAGACGACCGACGACGGCCGCGAACTCCTCTTCCTCCCGACCGCACCGAACATCACCACCGGGTTCGTCGTCGAAGTCGAACCCAGCGACTTCCAAGAGACCGACGAGAGCGTCGAAGACGCGTTGACCCGCATCCTCAGCGCCGGATTCGGCGAGACCAGCGAGGCCGGGATTCCCATCGACGTCGAGGACGAGAAAGAGACGCAGTCGCCGCCGCCCCAGTGA